The Flavobacterium branchiarum genome contains a region encoding:
- a CDS encoding type II toxin-antitoxin system HipA family toxin yields the protein MDEAGDYNREKVEYVYYLLTQQAGIEMMPCKLIEDKHFATLRYDRQNGRKQHVLTASGLTGWDYGKPEHSSYERLFQLAVGLKVPHKDIRELYRRMIFNVVFANTDDHLKNHSFIYMKRKMPGIWGQPMMLHIQLMHFVNSKHPSCFIDKWKRLKIFLMMYFL from the coding sequence ATGGATGAAGCCGGGGACTACAATAGAGAAAAAGTAGAATATGTCTATTATTTACTGACCCAGCAAGCAGGTATTGAAATGATGCCATGTAAACTTATTGAAGATAAACATTTTGCTACATTGCGCTATGACAGGCAAAATGGGCGGAAACAACATGTATTGACTGCTTCGGGGTTAACAGGTTGGGATTACGGAAAGCCTGAGCATTCATCTTACGAAAGACTTTTTCAGCTTGCTGTCGGACTCAAGGTGCCACATAAAGATATCAGGGAATTGTATAGAAGGATGATTTTTAATGTTGTATTCGCTAATACAGATGACCATCTTAAAAACCACAGTTTTATCTATATGAAGAGAAAGATGCCTGGAATTTGGGGCCAGCCTATGATGTTACATATCCAATTGATGCACTTCGTAAATTCTAAACACCCCTCGTGCTTTATCGATAAATGGAAACGTCTTAAAATCTTCTTGATGATGTACTTCCTTTAG
- a CDS encoding helix-turn-helix domain-containing protein codes for MLDNITIKDVKLKIGEWCKQYRQKYDMTQEDLAQVLEMSRLTIRKVEEVKMLLLILC; via the coding sequence ATGTTAGACAATATAACTATTAAAGATGTAAAACTTAAGATTGGCGAATGGTGTAAGCAATATCGTCAAAAATATGATATGACTCAGGAAGATCTAGCACAAGTATTAGAAATGTCAAGACTTACTATTAGAAAAGTTGAAGAAGTAAAAATGTTACTCTTGATACTTTGTTAA